One stretch of Methanocellales archaeon DNA includes these proteins:
- a CDS encoding FkbM family methyltransferase, with amino-acid sequence MLAMLKIKLVEVVIDIWRRVGVQFAGTWVSKIPGVSRLHTYLAASILNGKTHEVDGQKMVAIFDPATKDLLYYTNNYEPLISSLFCSMLEEGMVVLDIGASLGYYTLLAAKRVGDKGEVIAFEPDPVAFCGLLENIRINGWKNVRAFQFAVSDSNGERKMGNLTAHKSFAIKNNTIGIITVNTISLDSFLDVDPDMIKIDVDGAELEVINGMKKILAKGKAKIICEVTPFHLSSLDYSAEKIEEILKQYNYNIYSITKSGLIPVTSFKTEDVYLFTREKVR; translated from the coding sequence ATGTTAGCAATGCTAAAAATCAAACTAGTCGAAGTGGTCATAGATATTTGGAGGCGCGTAGGCGTTCAGTTTGCAGGCACATGGGTAAGTAAGATTCCTGGAGTATCAAGACTGCACACGTACCTTGCAGCTTCGATTCTTAACGGGAAAACTCATGAGGTCGATGGCCAGAAGATGGTGGCGATTTTTGATCCTGCAACAAAGGATTTATTATACTACACAAATAATTACGAACCCCTCATTTCCTCTCTTTTCTGCTCCATGCTTGAAGAGGGTATGGTGGTTCTGGACATCGGTGCTTCTTTAGGTTATTACACATTACTTGCTGCAAAGCGTGTGGGTGATAAGGGGGAGGTGATAGCATTTGAACCGGATCCAGTTGCTTTTTGTGGATTGTTAGAAAATATTCGAATTAATGGATGGAAGAATGTTCGTGCATTCCAGTTTGCGGTTTCTGATTCCAATGGGGAAAGGAAAATGGGCAATTTGACGGCACATAAAAGTTTCGCAATCAAAAATAACACTATTGGTATTATTACCGTAAACACAATCTCTCTGGATTCCTTTTTAGATGTTGATCCTGACATGATTAAGATAGACGTTGACGGAGCAGAGCTAGAGGTTATAAATGGAATGAAAAAGATTTTGGCTAAAGGAAAAGCGAAGATAATATGTGAGGTTACTCCTTTTCACCTCTCTTCTTTGGATTACAGTGCCGAAAAAATTGAAGAAATTCTCAAACAATACAACTATAATATTTATTCGATAACTAAAAGCGGATTAATTCCTGTAACTTCTTTTAAAACGGAGGATGTGTACTTGTTTACAAGGGAAAAGGTAAGGTGA
- a CDS encoding glycosyltransferase family 4 protein: MDNPIDIVLCVAIFILISLTYFLCLLGFSAFAVRFNEVLDEIQPDIVNAHHAFGKSFIAMLICKKKGIPVVLTSYSEMLWWKEKEGEKSWAERYDKMFKYVAKNSAHIISPSAHCAKGPLKYVSEDKVTVVYSGIDIQTYEKYLEIKKEEAKNKIGLKNKKIALFVGQLHWRKGPQFLAKTAPKIVEEIPDSRIVFVGSDLGMKKEIEKITDDVKENILFMDSVSEEDLPLYIRAADILIFPSITESECMGMSMKEAMLLETPVIGFKIAGIPEAVIDGKTGFLVEVGDYEMLANKTVECLKKEESIRELGENAKIRALELFDSRITGRGSLEIINEHLHEI, translated from the coding sequence TTGGACAACCCCATCGATATTGTATTGTGTGTTGCAATATTTATCTTGATCTCCTTGACCTACTTCTTATGCCTTCTTGGCTTTTCTGCATTTGCAGTTAGGTTTAATGAGGTTTTAGATGAAATACAACCTGATATTGTAAATGCCCATCACGCCTTTGGGAAGAGTTTTATTGCAATGCTAATCTGCAAAAAGAAAGGCATTCCAGTAGTGCTAACTTCTTATTCAGAAATGTTATGGTGGAAAGAAAAAGAAGGGGAGAAAAGCTGGGCAGAAAGATATGATAAAATGTTTAAGTATGTAGCTAAGAATTCTGCTCATATAATCTCTCCAAGTGCGCACTGTGCAAAAGGACCTCTAAAATACGTCTCTGAAGATAAAGTTACGGTTGTGTATAGCGGAATTGACATCCAAACCTATGAAAAATATTTGGAAATAAAAAAAGAAGAAGCAAAAAATAAGATAGGTTTGAAAAACAAAAAGATAGCGTTATTTGTAGGTCAATTACATTGGAGAAAAGGACCACAATTTTTGGCAAAAACAGCACCAAAAATAGTAGAAGAAATTCCAGACTCTAGGATAGTCTTTGTTGGCTCGGATTTAGGAATGAAAAAAGAGATAGAAAAGATTACCGATGATGTAAAAGAAAATATTCTGTTTATGGATTCTGTTTCAGAAGAGGATTTACCTTTATACATACGAGCAGCAGATATTTTAATATTCCCATCAATAACGGAAAGCGAATGTATGGGTATGTCAATGAAAGAGGCAATGTTATTAGAAACACCTGTTATAGGGTTCAAAATTGCTGGAATACCAGAGGCAGTTATTGATGGCAAGACCGGATTTTTAGTAGAAGTAGGAGATTATGAAATGCTTGCAAATAAGACTGTAGAATGTTTAAAGAAAGAGGAATCAATTAGAGAACTTGGAGAAAATGCTAAAATCCGAGCATTAGAATTATTTGATTCAAGGATAACAGGAAGAGGAAGTTTAGAAATTATAAATGAACATCTGCATGAAATATAG
- a CDS encoding SDR family NAD(P)-dependent oxidoreductase: protein MKILVTGGAGFIGSHLVDKLVEMGNNVFVLDNLEEQVHTKKPEYLNPKAEYLFGDIRDKRVLKKAIEGAEVIFHEAAAVGVGQSMYQVEKYVDVNTMATAKLLDLLVNGENEVRKLIVASSMSIYGEGAYECEDCGIVYPKLRSEEQLKSRKWEMKCSNCGKIVKAIPTSEDKPLHPTSIYAITKRDQEEMCLNIGRAYGVPTVALRYFNVYGPRQSLNNPYTGVCAIFSSRIKNNNPPLIFEDGLQSRDFVSVHDIVEANILAMKKLSADYEVFNVGTGKSTNILEIAHTLIKLYGKELKPQIINKYRAGDIRHCFADISRIKNELGFEPKVAFEEGITELVDWGEKEEAVDKFEKAHEELKAKGLVEE from the coding sequence ATGAAAATACTTGTAACAGGCGGTGCAGGCTTCATAGGAAGTCACTTGGTAGACAAACTAGTTGAAATGGGCAACAACGTATTTGTATTGGATAATTTAGAGGAGCAAGTTCATACAAAGAAACCAGAATACCTAAATCCAAAGGCAGAGTATTTGTTTGGAGATATAAGGGATAAGCGTGTTTTGAAAAAAGCTATCGAGGGCGCAGAAGTAATCTTTCATGAAGCTGCTGCTGTCGGCGTTGGGCAGAGCATGTATCAGGTCGAGAAATACGTGGATGTCAATACTATGGCAACTGCGAAACTTTTAGACCTTTTGGTAAATGGTGAGAATGAAGTGAGGAAGTTGATAGTTGCATCTTCGATGAGCATATATGGTGAAGGAGCTTATGAGTGCGAAGATTGTGGCATAGTTTATCCAAAATTGAGGTCAGAGGAGCAATTGAAGAGCAGAAAATGGGAAATGAAATGTTCAAATTGCGGGAAAATTGTTAAAGCAATACCCACAAGTGAGGATAAGCCGTTGCATCCCACTTCGATCTATGCAATAACCAAAAGAGATCAGGAAGAGATGTGCTTGAATATTGGGAGAGCTTATGGCGTTCCTACTGTTGCATTAAGGTATTTCAATGTCTACGGTCCGAGACAATCACTTAATAATCCCTACACAGGCGTTTGTGCGATTTTTTCCTCTAGGATAAAGAACAATAATCCTCCATTAATTTTTGAGGATGGGTTACAATCGAGGGACTTCGTGAGTGTTCATGACATTGTCGAAGCGAATATTTTAGCGATGAAAAAATTAAGTGCGGACTATGAGGTTTTCAATGTTGGGACGGGTAAATCAACCAATATTTTGGAGATCGCTCATACGCTCATAAAACTGTATGGTAAAGAGTTGAAGCCTCAAATTATAAATAAATACCGGGCGGGGGATATACGACATTGTTTTGCTGATATTTCAAGGATAAAGAATGAGCTGGGATTTGAGCCGAAGGTTGCTTTTGAGGAAGGTATAACAGAGCTGGTAGATTGGGGCGAAAAAGAAGAAGCAGTGGACAAGTTTGAAAAAGCTCATGAAGAGCTAAAAGCAAAGGGCTTAGTAGAAGAATAG